The Ictalurus punctatus breed USDA103 chromosome 15, Coco_2.0, whole genome shotgun sequence DNA window GCTCTTCATCTTCAACAGCTGATTAGCCTTCTTGATCTTCTGACTGTACTGTCTGGCCATGAGGAAAACTCTGTTTCTACCTTTCTCCCCTAATTCCAGCAGCTGGTCTCCAGCATCTCCAGCCAGGAGAAGTCCAGGGGATGCCAGAGGAAGGAATGAAGGGTCCAGACCACTAAATAGTGCTTGTATCTCAGAGTCTTTCTGTGTAGGGGGGTCCTCATCATCCATGCGGAAGCTTCCACTGCTAAGCCTGGCTAATTTGTTCCGGATGCTCTTGACTGTGCCGGGTGGGGGTTCAGGGCTGGAGACTTGGATTTCAGGAATAGGGCTTGAGACTTGGCTGACAGGGCTAGAGACTTGGGGGAAAGGACAGGAGACCTGTGGCGCTGGGCTGGAGACCTGTGGCGCTGGGCTGGAGACCTGGGGAGCAGGGCTGGAGACCTGGGGAGCAGGGCTGGAGACCTGTGGTGCTGGGCTGGAGACCTGGGGAGCAGGGCTGGAGACCTGGGGAGCAGGGCTGGAGACCTGTGGCGCTGGGCTGGAGACCTGGGGAGCAGGGCTGGAGACCTGTGGCGCTGGGCTGGAGACCTGGGGAGTGGGGCTGGAGACCTGGGGAGCAGGGCTGGAGACCTGTGGCGCGGGGCTGGAGACCTGGGGAGCGGGGCTGGAGACCTGGGGAGCTGGGCTGGAGACCTGGGGAGCTGGGCTGGAGATGTGTGGAACAGAAGGTGTAGCAGGAGGCGTAGATGGAGGTGACTCAGGTTCATCTATCTCAAATGTAGGCTCTCGCACAAGTTTGGGAACACTGAGCACTGGGAATTTGAAAGTTGGAATCGGGTGGAAGGCTGGAGAACTGGGAGATGATGTGCTTTTCTTCACCTTCTTAGCACCATCTGTTTTGACATGAGTGTCACTAGTTTTTCGCCCAGAATTACATTTTTTGCTGGGAGATTGATGCGATTTTCGTGGGGGATTTTGTGTCTTATCTTGGGATTCTTGTGATTTCGGCTGTGATTTGACTACCTTTTTTGGAGAGCTGTGTAATTTATCTGAAGAACTTTCCATTTTACTTTGTGAATCACACACCTTGCGTGGTGATTCTGGTCTATTCACAGGGAATGCAGCAGGTAGCTTGTCTGCTTTCTTCTCATTATCCCGGATGTAGTTTTCCAGGTCATTCCAGATCTCGTCAACTTGCTCCGACATATGATCAGCTACGGGCTGCTCGGAAGGTTTATCCAAAGTTAACGGTATGTCCATATCGGTAATTGAAACAGTGGGAATCTCAGGAAGGGGTCGATTCACTACTTTGGTGTGATCCCCATTTGGTCTTTCAGCCAAAACAACGGTTCCTATGTTCTGGCTAACTGTCGAGTCTGTCTTGGGTGATTGTGTATTATCCTGTTTGGCTGCTTGTTCATTTCTTCTTCCCGTCTCAGTGGCAGAAGGCGGCAGTTCACGGAACACAATGGTGTCATAGAcattttcctcttcttctggtGTCTGCACATCAGTAGATTCAAATGGCACCCCCTCTTGGCATGAGGACCTGTTGCTTTCAGATGAGCTCTCCATTTCAACTGGAGAAACTAAGATTTGCGGAGGTACAATTGGTTTAACCTCTGAAGAGGACTGGTTAACCTCCGTATCCTTCCGAATCAGTCCCATGGCCTGCAGTTCTTCATAGCTAATATTATCGTAAACATTCTCAATATCGTCAAATGTTAGCTGTTCCGCTGACGAAGACCCGGATATCTCGTTACTCGATGACTCCGTATTATTGTGTACTTCCTCTTTGAGGACAGCTCTCTTTGTAGGACTTTGTCGCTCACTTTGTTGCTCTCCAACACTACTTGCCCTGCGTAACACTTTACCCCTGCTGGCTGGGAGGTTTAACTGCGCCGACTGTGTCTGTTCGATATGCCAGCTGCACGGTCGTTGAGGACGATCATCAACTGTGTCATGATCGCTTTCTGCATCGTGCCCACTTGTATCATTCTCAGTGGGCACAAACATCTGATAAATGTCTTCATCGTCATCGATTTGGACAGTCTTTTGACGAGTAGGGAACATGGCTCGACGCACTCTGTGGTCTGCCCATATGTTTGGGACAGAATGTCCACTGCTTGTGCCCAGCAACTGGGAAAAGTCAGCCTGTGTTTCAGGAGGACAGGTCACCTGTAGGATGGGTGTGTGCACTGTCTCCTTCTGCAAAGATTCTTTGGCCGTCTGGGAAAGAAGACCCAGAGATTAATATGGTTTTACCAcggattaaatttttttgtgagGTTCTTGGTTGTGTTTATCTCACCTGTAGATCAATATGGTCAAGGCTGCGGTTCTTCCACCTGTCGATGCTGTCCACCGACACCTGGGCATTCAGCCTTTTCCTGCTGCTCTTTCCAGGTACACGTAACTTATCTCCAGAACCCTAAACACCCACAATGTTTTGCACAAGATTAGGACTGGATTCCCAGTAAAACCCCAtaaaatgaggggaaaaaacatatTCGATCTGATATCAATATCAATCATCCTGCAACAATCATAACATTTTTATGTGAATGAACATGTTACTTGTGGGGTTAATCGGTCCAGAGATCACTTAAGGGGCAAATAATAAACAAGCCATATTTACTGTTTTTGAACAATAAATTTTTAATAAGATTTTGAGGGATGAAGGTTACAGGTCAAAGTATGACTCACCAGTCCACTGTCATCTTCGTCGTCAGCATCCTGTGGATGTAATCTCTCGTCTACGTCACTGTGGTCACCATGGTCACCAGGATCCAGTGACTCCTGTGATTGGCTGACAAGGCTGCGGGATCGACCAATGGTGCCCAGGTGGACTACAGGAGACAGAAGGGTTGCGCCAAAACTGCTTCGCTGTAAGGGatccagaaagaaaaaaataataataataatgaatcactttccttgcttccttttgataattttattattattatactttttgcCAATGGCTTGAGTTTTGTGGTTTTATGCATGTTTCAAAAAAGAGCAAATGTACATACCTTCTGTATATCTGGACTGgatactgttaaaaaaaatttttttaatagaatTCGGTCAATAAACAAGTCAGATGCCAAGACACCATAACTAATGTCAAACATAAGCATTACATTTTTCACCTTTGCAGTCCTACTTActtgcatgtttgtttttcagcagtttgGACAAGGGTTCTGGGAAAAGAGGCAAAggataaaagtttttttttaaaagagtaaACTCTAAATAGAGTAAATTAAAGTAATGGAAAGAAAGCTGGT harbors:
- the LOC108275720 gene encoding pleckstrin homology domain-containing family G member 1 isoform X2, with translation MDSAQCNDRPVSYTSTSSSASSSRDSHCSTVLGSAPERDRDSGAIRLELIPARQLEEAEPLVPANQDEERKVAYVDHVVQEILETERTYVQDLQSIVKDYLECISNQSRPMLGLEDRNSLFGNIREIYCFNRDLLHDLEKCNADPVAIAQCFVVKSEEFHIYTQYCTNYPRSVAVLSECMRNKAVAKFLRERQECVKHSLPLGSFLLKPVQRILKYHLLLHEIATHLEKDSKRHAVVQEAIDTMQRVAWHINDMKRKHENTVRLQEIQSLLTNWQGPDLIGYGELVLEGTFRVQRVKNERTLFLFDKLLLITKKREETYAYKAHILCCNLMLVEVIPKEPLSFSVFHYKNPKLQHTVQAKSQQDKRTWIQHLKRLILENHPAKIPAKAKQAILDMDVHQCSPEGQNRINLKEGPSPRRARRKTEPLSKLLKNKHAISSPDIQKRSSFGATLLSPVVHLGTIGRSRSLVSQSQESLDPGDHGDHSDVDERLHPQDADDEDDSGLGSGDKLRVPGKSSRKRLNAQVSVDSIDRWKNRSLDHIDLQTAKESLQKETVHTPILQVTCPPETQADFSQLLGTSSGHSVPNIWADHRVRRAMFPTRQKTVQIDDDEDIYQMFVPTENDTSGHDAESDHDTVDDRPQRPCSWHIEQTQSAQLNLPASRGKVLRRASSVGEQQSERQSPTKRAVLKEEVHNNTESSSNEISGSSSAEQLTFDDIENVYDNISYEELQAMGLIRKDTEVNQSSSEVKPIVPPQILVSPVEMESSSESNRSSCQEGVPFESTDVQTPEEEENVYDTIVFRELPPSATETGRRNEQAAKQDNTQSPKTDSTVSQNIGTVVLAERPNGDHTKVVNRPLPEIPTVSITDMDIPLTLDKPSEQPVADHMSEQVDEIWNDLENYIRDNEKKADKLPAAFPVNRPESPRKVCDSQSKMESSSDKLHSSPKKVVKSQPKSQESQDKTQNPPRKSHQSPSKKCNSGRKTSDTHVKTDGAKKVKKSTSSPSSPAFHPIPTFKFPVLSVPKLVREPTFEIDEPESPPSTPPATPSVPHISSPAPQVSSPAPQVSSPAPQVSSPAPQVSSPAPQVSSPTPQVSSPAPQVSSPAPQVSSPAPQVSSPAPQVSSPAPQVSSPAPQVSSPAPQVSSPAPQVSSPAPQVSSPAPQVSCPFPQVSSPVSQVSSPIPEIQVSSPEPPPGTVKSIRNKLARLSSGSFRMDDEDPPTQKDSEIQALFSGLDPSFLPLASPGLLLAGDAGDQLLELGEKGRNRVFLMARQYSQKIKKANQLLKMKSMDHEPSCARLRTNKAKDLAAILEEKKQGGAAIGARIAEYSHLYEQVMFKEPPTTPPVLKSSVSVSGPHPFSSRAGLASSPSLPESAFPETDWLNCTYSNGELAGFVSWPAEVGGCSSTPQQKLSPAVSVPALKNLPPSQSTPSNQRWSACVTPASIDDSEHIYSTLGQRSFKTPPYSRCQSSSTLAEQQEKENSGSMGNLGHTSRPGGAANAGRGLGPRQHSLPECPAQTTSDLSQSCDLTLRDSQQVLLLNRQSNLNAISATQNYLANFKDNGDDDDDYVEIRSEDESDSMEKGCTASPDSALHGYIWNDPNDGQQAHNQPKIVQSLREKFQCLGSSSFA
- the LOC108275720 gene encoding pleckstrin homology domain-containing family G member 1 isoform X1; the encoded protein is MPTEEFSFSPDVLPPLPEVPVLEGAVLSRGAFRNPTLRHCSSHSMDSAQCNDRPVSYTSTSSSASSSRDSHCSTVLGSAPERDRDSGAIRLELIPARQLEEAEPLVPANQDEERKVAYVDHVVQEILETERTYVQDLQSIVKDYLECISNQSRPMLGLEDRNSLFGNIREIYCFNRDLLHDLEKCNADPVAIAQCFVVKSEEFHIYTQYCTNYPRSVAVLSECMRNKAVAKFLRERQECVKHSLPLGSFLLKPVQRILKYHLLLHEIATHLEKDSKRHAVVQEAIDTMQRVAWHINDMKRKHENTVRLQEIQSLLTNWQGPDLIGYGELVLEGTFRVQRVKNERTLFLFDKLLLITKKREETYAYKAHILCCNLMLVEVIPKEPLSFSVFHYKNPKLQHTVQAKSQQDKRTWIQHLKRLILENHPAKIPAKAKQAILDMDVHQCSPEGQNRINLKEGPSPRRARRKTEPLSKLLKNKHAISSPDIQKRSSFGATLLSPVVHLGTIGRSRSLVSQSQESLDPGDHGDHSDVDERLHPQDADDEDDSGLGSGDKLRVPGKSSRKRLNAQVSVDSIDRWKNRSLDHIDLQTAKESLQKETVHTPILQVTCPPETQADFSQLLGTSSGHSVPNIWADHRVRRAMFPTRQKTVQIDDDEDIYQMFVPTENDTSGHDAESDHDTVDDRPQRPCSWHIEQTQSAQLNLPASRGKVLRRASSVGEQQSERQSPTKRAVLKEEVHNNTESSSNEISGSSSAEQLTFDDIENVYDNISYEELQAMGLIRKDTEVNQSSSEVKPIVPPQILVSPVEMESSSESNRSSCQEGVPFESTDVQTPEEEENVYDTIVFRELPPSATETGRRNEQAAKQDNTQSPKTDSTVSQNIGTVVLAERPNGDHTKVVNRPLPEIPTVSITDMDIPLTLDKPSEQPVADHMSEQVDEIWNDLENYIRDNEKKADKLPAAFPVNRPESPRKVCDSQSKMESSSDKLHSSPKKVVKSQPKSQESQDKTQNPPRKSHQSPSKKCNSGRKTSDTHVKTDGAKKVKKSTSSPSSPAFHPIPTFKFPVLSVPKLVREPTFEIDEPESPPSTPPATPSVPHISSPAPQVSSPAPQVSSPAPQVSSPAPQVSSPAPQVSSPTPQVSSPAPQVSSPAPQVSSPAPQVSSPAPQVSSPAPQVSSPAPQVSSPAPQVSSPAPQVSSPAPQVSSPAPQVSCPFPQVSSPVSQVSSPIPEIQVSSPEPPPGTVKSIRNKLARLSSGSFRMDDEDPPTQKDSEIQALFSGLDPSFLPLASPGLLLAGDAGDQLLELGEKGRNRVFLMARQYSQKIKKANQLLKMKSMDHEPSCARLRTNKAKDLAAILEEKKQGGAAIGARIAEYSHLYEQVMFKEPPTTPPVLKSSVSVSGPHPFSSRAGLASSPSLPESAFPETDWLNCTYSNGELAGFVSWPAEVGGCSSTPQQKLSPAVSVPALKNLPPSQSTPSNQRWSACVTPASIDDSEHIYSTLGQRSFKTPPYSRCQSSSTLAEQQEKENSGSMGNLGHTSRPGGAANAGRGLGPRQHSLPECPAQTTSDLSQSCDLTLRDSQQVLLLNRQSNLNAISATQNYLANFKDNGDDDDDYVEIRSEDESDSMEKGCTASPDSALHGYIWNDPNDGQQAHNQPKIVQSLREKFQCLGSSSFA